GTGAATAACTTGCAGTTTTAAGCCAGCAAGTGCATGATAAGCATGTAGTTCTGATTGAATGTGTTAATTATTATCTTTGTTGAAGGAGTAAGGCATGAAAAAAATGTTGTTAATTGCTGCAATGGTTATGGCTGTACTCTCTGGTTGTCACACAATTCATGGCGTAGGACAAGACGTCCGTGCTGGGGGTCAGCATCTGTCCAACGCAGCTAGTCGATAATATTACAAGGATAAAACCATGAAAAAACTGATGCTCTTAAGCGTTGCCATTGTTGGTTTTCTGGCTGGTTGTCATACAGTTTCCGGCGTTGGTCGTGATATTTCTGCCGGTGGTCAGGCAGTAAGTAATGCTTCAGACAACGTACGCTCAGAAATGTAACTGCATGCAAGCCCGACAGGGCTTGCACTAAATTCAATCATTAACTACACACATACTGAATCACCCGCATGAAATCTTTTACAACTCTTACGGCTCTGGTAGCACCGCTTGACCGCGCTAATGTAGACACAGATGCCATTATTCCTAAACAATTTTTAAAATCAATCAAACGCAGTGGTTTCGGCCCAAATGCTTTTGATGAGTGGCGTTATCTTGATCACGGTGAACCGGGTATGGACAACAGCAAACGTCCCTTGAATCCGGATTTTGTACTCAATCAGCCACGTTATCAGGGTGCACACATTCTGCTGACCCGTAAGAATTTTGGTTGTGGTTCAAGCCGCGAACACGCACCATGGGCTCTAGATGATTACGGTTTTCGTGCCATCATTGCACCATCTTTTGCAGATATTTTTTTCAACAACTGCTATAAAAACGGTCTATTACCTATAATTTTGCCCGAAGAAGTAGTGGATCAACTTTTTCATGAAGTTACTTCTCATGAAGGCTATCAGCTCAGCATCAATCTGCCCGAACAAACCGTTACCACACCCAGCGGTCATCATTACTATTTCGATATCACCGAACACCGCAAACATTGTCTCCTCAATGGTCTGGATGAAATCGGCCTGACCTTGCAACATGCGGATGCTATAAAAGCTTATGAAAGCAGCCACAAACAACAACAACCATGGCTGTATCAGTCCTGACTCCATAGAAACCTGTTTCGTTTTCATACACTAAAAATAAATTATTACTGAGTGCCAATCAGTGGCAGTCAGACAACATTCAGAAAGAATAAAATGAGTAAACACCTTGCTATTCTTCCGGGGGATGGAATCGGTCCGGAAATTATTGCTCAGGCCGTCCGTGTTTTAGACAAACTGATTGCAGAAGGACTAGATGCAGATTATCAATATGCTCCATTAGGGGGTGCTGCCTATGATGAATACGGCCATCCTTATCCAGAATTTACTCAAAAAATCTGCCGCGCTGCAGACGCAGTGTTGCTTGGTGCAGTCGGTGGTCCACAGTACGACAGCCTTGAACGCCCACTGCGTCCCGAACGCGGACTACTTGCCATCCGAAAAGATCTCAACTTATTTGGCAATCTACGTCCAGCCATACTCTATCCTGAGCTGGCCAATGCTTCTACCCTAAAACCAGAAGTAGTATCTGGTCTAAATATTTTGATTGTGCGTGAACTAACCGGCGATATCTATTTTGGCGAACCACGCGGCATTCATACCTTGCCAAATGGCGAACGCGAAGGTATTAACACCATGCGTTACAGCGAAAGTGAAATTCGCCGTATCGGTAAAATTGCCTTTGAGGCAGCACAAAAACGCAATAAAAAACTTTGTTCAGTAGATAAGGCCAATGTATTGGAAACCACCGAGTTGTGGCGTGAAATCATGGCCGATATGAGTAAAGATTACCCTGATGTCAGCCTTAGCCACATGTATGTCGACAATGCAGCCATGCAACTTGTAAAAGCGCCTAAGCAATTTGACGTTATTGTAACGGGTAACATATTTGGCGACATTCTTTCCGATCAAGCTTCTATGCTGTCCGGTTCCATAGGTATGCTCCCTTCAGCATCGCTCAACGAAACAGGTAAAGGCATGTATGAACCGTCACATGGTTCTGCACCCGATATTGCTGGCAAAAATTTGGCCAATCCGCTTGCCACCATTCTTTCACTAGCGATGCTGATGCGTTACAGCCTAAATAATGAGCAAGCCGCATTTAGAATCGAACAAGCAGTAGGCAAAGTATTGGCACAAGGGCTACGTACTGGTGACATCTATGAAGAAGGCTGCCAGCGTGTTTCATGCAGCCAAATGGGTGATGCTGTACTGGCTGCACTATAAGTCAATTGCACAAGCGCTTCAAATTACGTATATTTAACTTAACAGAGCATGCCAACTCTCTGTTAAGTTATTTTTT
This portion of the Snodgrassella alvi genome encodes:
- a CDS encoding entericidin A/B family lipoprotein; protein product: MKKMLLIAAMVMAVLSGCHTIHGVGQDVRAGGQHLSNAASR
- a CDS encoding entericidin A/B family lipoprotein produces the protein MKKLMLLSVAIVGFLAGCHTVSGVGRDISAGGQAVSNASDNVRSEM
- the leuD gene encoding 3-isopropylmalate dehydratase small subunit, translated to MKSFTTLTALVAPLDRANVDTDAIIPKQFLKSIKRSGFGPNAFDEWRYLDHGEPGMDNSKRPLNPDFVLNQPRYQGAHILLTRKNFGCGSSREHAPWALDDYGFRAIIAPSFADIFFNNCYKNGLLPIILPEEVVDQLFHEVTSHEGYQLSINLPEQTVTTPSGHHYYFDITEHRKHCLLNGLDEIGLTLQHADAIKAYESSHKQQQPWLYQS
- the leuB gene encoding 3-isopropylmalate dehydrogenase codes for the protein MSKHLAILPGDGIGPEIIAQAVRVLDKLIAEGLDADYQYAPLGGAAYDEYGHPYPEFTQKICRAADAVLLGAVGGPQYDSLERPLRPERGLLAIRKDLNLFGNLRPAILYPELANASTLKPEVVSGLNILIVRELTGDIYFGEPRGIHTLPNGEREGINTMRYSESEIRRIGKIAFEAAQKRNKKLCSVDKANVLETTELWREIMADMSKDYPDVSLSHMYVDNAAMQLVKAPKQFDVIVTGNIFGDILSDQASMLSGSIGMLPSASLNETGKGMYEPSHGSAPDIAGKNLANPLATILSLAMLMRYSLNNEQAAFRIEQAVGKVLAQGLRTGDIYEEGCQRVSCSQMGDAVLAAL